Below is a genomic region from Gloeocapsa sp. PCC 73106.
GTTTAGATTGTCTCAAAGCAGGGGTTCACGTTTTGATAGAAAAACCCATTGCGGCCAATATAGAAGAAGCTGAATCTCTTGTCAACGCTGCAGCTCAATCTAAATCTATCTTGCAAGTCGGTCATATTGAACGCTTTAACCCCGCTTTCCAAGAATTGGGCAAAGTTCTCAAGACAGAGGAAATTTTGGCGATCGAAGCCCACCGCATGAGTCCCTATTCTAACCGTGCTAACGATGTTTCCGTAGTTCTTGATCTGATGATCCACGACATAGACTTACTTCTAGAATTAGTTCCCTCCCCAGTGATCAAACTCACCGCTTCGGGAAATAGTTCCTTTACCTCAGGTAATTTAGATTATGTTGCTGCGATTTTACAATTTGCCAATGGTTTAGTCGCTACAATTACCGCTAGTAAAGTCACTCATCGAAAAATTCGCCGCCTGATCGCTCATTGCAAGAATTCTCTTACAGAAGCAGATTTTCTCAACAATGAAATTTTAATCCACCGACAAACTACTGCCGACTACACTACTGACTACGGTCAGGTACTATACCGTCAAGACGGCTTAATTGAAAAAGTTTATACCAGTAACATCGAACCCCTTCACGCAGAACTAGAACACTTCATCAACTGTGTTAGGGGTGGAAATAAACCCTCAGTAGGGGGTGAACAAGCTCTCAAAGCCCTACGACTCGCCAGCACAATCGAACAAATGGCTCTAGATAACCAAGTCTGGAAACATCCTGATTGGAATTATCAACCAATTAACTGCACCCAGAGTTAAAAAGTACATAATTACCTTTTTCTTTTGCATTACAAAGTCTTAAACCTACTACCTTACATGGGTAGTTTTTTTTATACAGCAGTCACCATTACTATTAGGACACTTTTCCTGTTCCCTAAAACGATAACTTATGTGTCCTAACCTACCTGTCTGTGGCTATACATGAGTGTCTATTCAAACTTTACTAAATCTTGATTTGACAAACCTTCAAAAAATTGTTAAATTTACCATAAGTAACTTAAATTAGTTAAGTATAAATACTCAACTTAAATTAAAGTGAGAAGAAAATAATAGCTAAACCTTATACGTGCACGTTAGCAGAAGATAGGCTGCTATTTTTCGAACCTAAAAACCTAAATCGAGAAAAAATTATAAAAAATCAGAGGTAAAAAACCATGGCCAAAGAAAACATCCAAGTAGGAGCAAACGCTTCAGACACAGAATCTACCAGCAAAACCCCAACAGAAGTGCAACAGTGGCTTAAAAACTACGTAGCCGAACTGATGGAAGTAGCGCCAGAAACCATAGATATAGGCATACCCTTCGATCGCTACGGATTAGACTCATCAGCAGCCATAGGATTAACAGGAGATCTAGAAGACTGGCTAGGTATAGAACTAGATCCCACACTACTCTACGACTATCCCACAATCAAAGCTTTGACCCAGTACCTAACGACCACAGTCATAGCCAAGTAAATAGCATAAACTCAACCATGTTAAATCTAGCCCCAAGCCCAAAAGTCACAGCCCCACAAAGCAGTGAAAAAAACCATCTCAAAATCATCGAAAGAACCTATCAAAACAACAGCCAATCAGACTACACCGAAAAACTAGCCGAACTAGGGCGAAACTTCGACTACTCTAGCAACAGTCAACACTACTGGACCAAACCAGAACTATCCCTACTCTACGGAACCCCCCTCTACCATGAAGCCACAGCAGCCCAAAAACTAGCCCTAAACCACCTATATTGGGTAGGAAACTACCACTACATAGCCGTGAGTGAAGCCAGTACCAGCTTCTACAACCTAGTCACAGCAGGAGTCTTCGAAAAATGGGGAGGCTACACAGACCTATGTCTTGAACTAGCTTTAGAAACAGACCAAGAAAGCCATCACATTAGAACCTTCCAGAAAGTAGGATACAAAACCAAACTAGCCCTAGTAGGCAAAAGCACCCTAGGCAACCCTGTAACCAGCCCAGAGCAGAACTCCTGGCAACAGAAACTCAAAAACCTAATCCCTAAACAACTAGAACCACTAGTAGGAATCAGACAAAGAAACCTACCCTTTGCCGCCTACCAAGACTACGTACTCTCACTAGCAACCAAAGTCCTCACCCTAGACAAAAGATACTACTCAAACTATCTCCAAGAACTAGAAGACCAAGGAAAACCCCTACCCTCAGCCTCAGAAGGAATAGCAGGACAAGTAGCCTCCAGAAACTGGTTAAAATTCTACACCTACAACTGGGGCATGACACCCTTTATGGCCTGTCAATACTACTCATTCAGATACACA
It encodes:
- a CDS encoding Gfo/Idh/MocA family protein codes for the protein MSETANQQNQWRNPQPLRIGVIGVGNMGQHHTRVLSLIKDIELVGVADIKIERGLDIASKYRIRFFENYQELLPHVDAVCVAVPTRLHHQVGLDCLKAGVHVLIEKPIAANIEEAESLVNAAAQSKSILQVGHIERFNPAFQELGKVLKTEEILAIEAHRMSPYSNRANDVSVVLDLMIHDIDLLLELVPSPVIKLTASGNSSFTSGNLDYVAAILQFANGLVATITASKVTHRKIRRLIAHCKNSLTEADFLNNEILIHRQTTADYTTDYGQVLYRQDGLIEKVYTSNIEPLHAELEHFINCVRGGNKPSVGGEQALKALRLASTIEQMALDNQVWKHPDWNYQPINCTQS
- a CDS encoding acyl carrier protein is translated as MAKENIQVGANASDTESTSKTPTEVQQWLKNYVAELMEVAPETIDIGIPFDRYGLDSSAAIGLTGDLEDWLGIELDPTLLYDYPTIKALTQYLTTTVIAK